In one window of Bemisia tabaci chromosome 6, PGI_BMITA_v3 DNA:
- the LOC140224794 gene encoding uncharacterized protein, giving the protein MSRRSQRIIQRDTAITKCRNIPGFDESTPIQNNTICIETSAQSYDAEPKKEKKIESSETYALVNVANDISNNDSDITHPVNEAENSFIENLETHQSNSKPKKKIKSKSRDLS; this is encoded by the exons ATGAGTCGACGCAGTCAAAGAATAATTCAGAG AGATACAGCTATAACCAAATGCAGAAACATTCCTGGTTTTGATGAATCCACCCCGATCCAAAACAATACTATATGCATTGAAACATCTGCACAATCGTATGACGCCGAgccaaagaaggaaaagaaaatagaatcgAGTGAAACCTATGCACT GGTGAACGTTGCAAATGATATATCGAACAATGATTCTGATATTACGCATCCAGTAAAtgaagcagaaaattcattcaTCGAAAATCTTGAAACACATCAGTCGAACTCAAAGcctaaaaagaagataaaatcaaAGTCACGTGACTTATCGTAA